One part of the Dermacentor albipictus isolate Rhodes 1998 colony unplaced genomic scaffold, USDA_Dalb.pri_finalv2 scaffold_134, whole genome shotgun sequence genome encodes these proteins:
- the LOC139053476 gene encoding uncharacterized protein has translation MPQRCFVPGCTEASTGGEVRHYFRPPRDDSLFEAWHEAIARPDDKRMNAKSRVCHIHFHAEDIMREFAHNVNGELVVIPREKWALKEGAIPLIFPSYPKFLSKKVFLQQRQSRSAARKRPQPSLFEDPESPRNERPADIDDDDGATPEAAHQRAIDEAKEAARRRLFEEILAVAQKGGRFHGWSVDTAGDDSVVFYKLRMRDRLVQIDRAVVVASDTKLTLSAAGRSVPSSAYTNADGMLFTGMDGLKSFLDFVAGLRACAGCAAELYPHVEWSLTASRYGGSWHHKACVVLGPRPVCPPCHKLRKLFLKRVQTPYRCRSAGASDDAALARLLRRKVIRATVRREWMKQELRAMKKEVQNVSKHMVDRVLELLPTDQRASVTAALREAD, from the coding sequence ATGCCCCAGCGATGCTTCGTGCCGGGTTGCACGGAGGCGAGCACGGGCGGCGAGGTGCGCCACTACTTTCGGCCTCCGAGGGACGACTCCCTGTTCGAAGCGTGGCACGAAGCGATCGCCAGGCCCGACGACAAGAGGATGAACGCCAAGTCGCGCGTGTGCCACATCCACTTTCACGCCGAGGACATCATGAGGGAGTTCGCGCACAACGTGAACGGCGAACTGGTCGTCATCCCGCGCGAGAAATGGGCGCTCAAGGAAGGAGCCATTCCGCTCATATTTCCCTCCTACCCGAAGTTCCTTTCGAAGAAAGTGTTTTTGCAGCAGCGTCAAAGCCGCTCCGCGGCTCGCAAGCGCCCGCAGCCGTCGCTCTTCGAAGACCCCGAGTCGCCTCGGAACGAACGACCGGCCGACatcgacgacgacgatggtgcCACGCCAGAAGCCGCGCACCAGCGCGCGATCGACGAGGCCAAAGAGGCCGCGCGTCGTCGGCTCTTCGAAGAGATATTGGCCGTAGCGCAGAAGGGGGGCCGATTCCACGGCTGGTCCGTCGACACGGCGGGGGACGACTCGGTCGTCTTCTACAAGCTCCGAATGCGCGACCGATTGGTCCAAATTGACCGGGCCGTCGTCGTGGCCAGCGACACGAAACTCACGCTGAGCGCCGCCGGCCGCTCGGTTCCGTCGAGCGCCTACACTAACGCCGACGGCATGCTGTTCACGGGTATGGACGGGCTCAAATCCTTCCTCGACTTCGTGGCCGGTCTCAGGGCGTGCGCCGGGTGCGCCGCCGAGCTGTACCCACACGTCGAGTGGTCTCTGACGGCCTCGAGGTACGGCGGGTCGTGGCACCACAAGGCGTGTGTGGTGCTGGGCCCGCGACCCGTCTGCCCCCCGTGCCACAAGCTGCGAAAACTGTTCTTGAAACGCGTGCAGACGCCCTACCGCTGTCGCAGTGCCGGCGCGAGCGACGACGCGGCGCTTGCCAGGCTTCTGCGCCGCAAAGTGATTCGGGCGACTGTGCGCAGGGAGTGGATGAAGCAGGAGCTGCGAGCAATGAAGAAGGAAGTGCAGAACGTCAGCAAGCACATGGTCGACAGGGTGCTCGAACTCTTGCCAACCGATCAGAGAGCATCTGTGACAGCTGCTCTCAGGGAGGCGGACTGA